Part of the Mauremys reevesii isolate NIE-2019 linkage group 4, ASM1616193v1, whole genome shotgun sequence genome is shown below.
AGGATCTAACCTATAATACAAAAGAGTGTCCAATGGCCGTTATTTGGAAAGCAATTCTCGGTAGCAAGGATCTCCACAAATAGTCTCCCTTGAAAAATATAACTATAAAGTTCTTGCGCTTATGTCTCGCGGCTGCAGGCTTCACTACGAAGCACGCACAGTCCCTTCTCTCTCTGTCGAGTGTGTTTGCAAAGCTGCTGTGATGGGTGATCACGGAGCCCCAAAGGTCCCTTCACAGGGCAGAGTCCGAGTCACTCGAGTCCAAACTGTTCCGCAGCTTGCAGCTGCTGAGCTTCTCTCTCTGCAGGCTCAGGTTCTGGGTGCTCCTCCTCAGGCACTCTAGGGACTGCAGGAAGGATTTCTTGGCTTTCTCCTCCTCCATGGGGGAgaccccttcctcctccacctcctggatCTCATCGAAAGTCACCGGCTGGGTCTTGAAGCGGGACTGCCTCGGTCTCCTCGGCTTGCCCTTGGGGATCTTGGCGGGGCGGATGGGCTGGGGGTATTCCTCGGCGAGGCACACGAAATGAGGCATGACCGCTTGGTAGCTGGAGCAGATGCCCATGAGCTCGGCTTGCTTGGCTGCCATCATGTTAGCCGCTCTGCTGCGGCTCGGCGAGACGTGAGCTGGGCAGGAGCGAGAGGAGCAGGCGGCCGCTGGCGAG
Proteins encoded:
- the C4H11orf96 gene encoding uncharacterized protein C11orf96 homolog encodes the protein MMAAKQAELMGICSSYQAVMPHFVCLAEEYPQPIRPAKIPKGKPRRPRQSRFKTQPVTFDEIQEVEEEGVSPMEEEKAKKSFLQSLECLRRSTQNLSLQREKLSSCKLRNSLDSSDSDSAL